In Helianthus annuus cultivar XRQ/B chromosome 8, HanXRQr2.0-SUNRISE, whole genome shotgun sequence, a single genomic region encodes these proteins:
- the LOC110873595 gene encoding uncharacterized protein LOC110873595 — protein MERPVNVQGPEVTNPTHSAPVITSKGAGRHASSSASSGGAGGFNPNVIGAKDTVGDIYYKTYNEEERGDAPHQAPWSLKQKDTFHEFAPCREWFLNSFTPAEVNRQRAKPHEMLYRTFILGEANARAANHQIVREWRTMVRERADWEAYRERSLKRIAEFEKFKAALGEERAKFEADKKAEAWGREGLQKKLHNVEEQLAKEKAEFKRICAQDNERAYAARQKIVDLEAKVADLTSKVEEAQGEKAAKQQVEVELSEVKVQLSNKYRDLHAKDVEIAELKRRLNEQIDRCESLEIDLEAERVKAATAEEARAVSTAALNVAQTNYSEAQGIVDTLVSEAEWMRTRGVVLVANSILNAGELDRAVAGLTDAARAVGHRGGYLECASHVEQILGQEFDVSHCSVTDRADAALAQAENSYDNLSLPIMDLVVESLKKDDWCQRLKAVLDPPVTVELSDEEPAGDDGGDGDDDGNDDDGDDDGDDDGDDDGDRHVE, from the exons ATGGAGCGGCCTGTTAACGTTCAAGGGCCTGAGGTTACAAACCCTACCCACTCCGCTCCTGTCATTACTTCTAAGGGTGCGGGTCGACATGCTTCAAGCAGCGCGAGCTCTGGTGGTGCAGGGGGTTTTAACCCGAACGTGATCGGGGCGAAGGATACCGTCGGCGATATCTATTACAAAACTTATAATGAAGAAGAGCGCGGCGATGCTCCTCACCAAGCCCCTTGGAGCTTAAAGCAGAAAGATACGTTTCATGAATTTGCCCCTTGCCGCGAGTGGTTCTTGAATTCGTTTACCCCTGCAGAAGTTAACCGGCAAAGGGCGAAACCCCATGAAATGCTATATCGCACCTTTATACTTGGAGAGGCCAACGCTCGTGCTGCCAACCACCAGATAGTCCGTGAATGGCGAACGATGGTTAGAGAGCGCGCCGATTGGGAGGCTTATCGTGAGCGCTCGTTAAAACGTATTGCTGAGTTTGAAAAGTTCAAGGCTGCTCTTGGTGAGGAGAGAGCCAAATTTGAAGCTGATAAGAAAGCCGAAGCATGGGGCCGCGAGGGCCTGCAAAAGAAACTTCATAATGTTGAAGAGCAACTGGCCAAAGAGAAGGCCGAGTTTAAACGTATTTGTGCCCAAGACAACGAGCGCGCCTATGCGGCTCGACAGAAGATAGTTGATCTTGAGGCTAAAGTTGCTGACTTGACCTCGAAGGTAGAGGAGGCGCAGGGAGAGAAGGCTGCTAAGCAACAGGTGGAG GTTGAGTTGTCTGAGGTCAAGGTGCAGCTGTCTAACAAGTACAGAGATCTCCATGCCAAGGACGTTGAGATTGCGGAGCTCAAACGTCGCTTGAACGAGCAAATCGACAGATGTGAGTCGTTGGAAATCGACCTGGAGGCCGAGAGGGTTAAGGCTGCTACGgctgaggaggcgcgtgctgtTAGCACTGCTGCGCTGAATGTGGCCCAAACCAACTACTCCGAGGCTCAAGGCATCGTCGATACGCTTGTCTCAGAAGCTGAAtggatgcgcactcgtggagtagTGCTG gttgccaactccatctTGAATGCTGGTGAGCTAGACCGCGCCGTTGCTGGTCTTACCGATGCGGCGCGTGCGGTGGGTCACCGAGGTGGTTACTTAGAATGTGCCAGTCACGTTGAGCAGATACTAGGGCAAGAATTCGATGTAAGCCATTGCTCGGTGACTGATCGTGCTGATGCTGCGCTTGCACAAGCTGAAAACTCGTATGACAACCTTTCCTTGCCTATCATGGATCTGGTTGTGGAATCCTTGaagaaagacgactggtgccAGCGCCTTAAAGCGGTCCTCGATCCACCAGTTACTGTCGAGTTATCCGATGAAGAGCCAGCTGGTGATGATGGTGGCGATGGCGATGATGATGGCAATGATGATGATGGCGATGATGATGGCGATGATGACGGCGATGATGATGGTGACCGTCATGTTGAATAG